In Chlorobiota bacterium, the sequence TGCTGAAACCCCGAACCCCACGCAACACCCTTGCTATCGGATTGCTGATTGGCTGTCTATTTCTGCTGAAAACAAGTTTCATAGCGGTTGCCGGCGTGGCAGTAGTGGCGTATCTATCGGAGGCTGAAGGGGGATGGAAAGCGCGATTGCAGTGGATAGCCCTAACCGCTGCCGGGGTTGCTGCTGGCGGGGTAGCACTTGTGGCCTATCTTCTGCTTGCGGGCAATTTCAGCGATTACTTGGCAATGCAGGCGTTCGTGAAAGGGTATGCCTCAATCCAGTGGGCGCACCCACTCCAGCTTGTACAAAGCGGCATTCGCGAAATTCCCTGGTACTTCAGCAACACCTACTCCATTCTCTTCTCACTGCTGACGTTTGCCGGCATTGCAGCGGTGATCGCTCGCCGCCCGGCCATGCCTTCCGCTATTCCGCAACCCGACCAAAACTCTTTGCGGCTGCTTCGCTATTCCACCTTGATTTTTCTTGCCCTGCTGGCAACGATAATCGTAGAAGCGAAGTATCTAAGCTGGCATTTCTGCCGATTATTTGCCCCGGGAATGATCCTTGCCGGATGGGGCGGCGCGATAGTACTCCGGCGATTATCCGCAGCGCGCCGCACCGCAGTGGATTGGGGGATTGCTGGGGTCATCGCCGCTCTGCTGCTGGTCTTTAGCCCGATTACCCGATACCTGTATCACAACCACGGCAACTACATTTTTGCAACCAACGGGGAAGCGGCGTTCGACCAATTCATCCAAGCAGATTCCATCAGCTATCGCTATGCCGAATACCGGGCGATTGGGGAGTATATCCAACAACACCGAACCGATGGCGACCACTTGTTTGCGGCATCGGGAGCCGGCGCAATGGCGCACTTCTACGCCAAGGATCTGCCAGAAACAAAGTTCTATCACACCTGCTTCCTGATTGCCCCCTACACCCCGCAGCAGTGGCGTGCCGAGGCCACTTCCTACCTGCTCACCAATCGCCCCCGCTTTGTGCTGGCCCAAAACGACGCAATGCCCCACATCACCGGAAACGACAGCACCTCACTTCAGATGCTTCGCTCGCTGCCCGGGGTGGACTCGCTTCTGGAAAACAGCTACCGCATCGTCTATCAATCCGCCATGACCCGGCTCTACCAGCGGAAGTAGCTGCCCCTTACTCCAACCGGCGCAGTTCCTGCAGCGTCCGCTCGTTGCGGACGTTCCCCGTGTTCAGCGTGCTGGCTGGCTCGAACAGCAGCAGATGGACCTCCTGCTCGGCAATCGGCAGATGCTCCACGCCGCGTGGGACGATGAAAAACTCGCCAGCTTCAATCCGGACCTCACGGTCGCGAAGCCGCATCAGCAAGGTTCCTTTCAGGACAAGGAACAGCTCATCCTCCTGCTCGTGATGATGCCACAAGAACTCCCCGTGCAGCTTGGCAACTTTCACCAGCTGCCCGTTCAGCTCCCCAACAATCATCGGCGACCAGTAGCTGCCAACAGATTCAACAGCATCGGCAAGATTGACTTTTTCCAGAC encodes:
- a CDS encoding cupin domain-containing protein — translated: MQEQFNPENASSGSTNRRSSGLEKVNLADAVESVGSYWSPMIVGELNGQLVKVAKLHGEFLWHHHEQEDELFLVLKGTLLMRLRDREVRIEAGEFFIVPRGVEHLPIAEQEVHLLLFEPASTLNTGNVRNERTLQELRRLE
- a CDS encoding glycosyltransferase family 39 protein, which encodes MVLLALPSLMAPMDMDGALFYISGLKILHGQIPYRDFLDLKPPGIYYIYAAAIALFGEHGWAIRLLDFLVQIGTVALLVTMIRRTTQSDRWALLSGLMYALLYFSQLFIYMAQVECFANPLHIGILWLLLKPRTPRNTLAIGLLIGCLFLLKTSFIAVAGVAVVAYLSEAEGGWKARLQWIALTAAGVAAGGVALVAYLLLAGNFSDYLAMQAFVKGYASIQWAHPLQLVQSGIREIPWYFSNTYSILFSLLTFAGIAAVIARRPAMPSAIPQPDQNSLRLLRYSTLIFLALLATIIVEAKYLSWHFCRLFAPGMILAGWGGAIVLRRLSAARRTAVDWGIAGVIAALLLVFSPITRYLYHNHGNYIFATNGEAAFDQFIQADSISYRYAEYRAIGEYIQQHRTDGDHLFAASGAGAMAHFYAKDLPETKFYHTCFLIAPYTPQQWRAEATSYLLTNRPRFVLAQNDAMPHITGNDSTSLQMLRSLPGVDSLLENSYRIVYQSAMTRLYQRK